TTCTGGTCCTTATGGTCCTTCTGCTCGTCGTATTCCCAATTTTCTCGGACCAATACCtccttattattattgttattattaaataatccaAGTACTTTATATACAAGACATTTAATCTATTGTTAATAGAAGCCAAGTTTGCTATCAAAAGACTTTTGTTATTGACTTGACAAAGAGATAGTTGGATCTtagagttgaaaaaatttaagggaAGAGTTTTAGATGAAAAAGAGGATGAATTTTCAGTGAACTCGGAGTCGCAGTTCGGAGTTTTAGAATTCACGAGTCACAAGTTTGAGTTTTGTGTGACAAGTTAAGACTAGTGGGCTTGtggagataaaaatttaactttatcGCAAGTTTTATTTATCCTCAGATGTATCGGTGAGTTATGTGGCACAGCTGGACATCGTGAACTCGGGAATGTTGGCACTGGAAAATGACGCACTGGTGAGTTCCTCGGGAGTTGAAGCGCTCGGGCTCATGAGCAATCGTCTGGTGAGCATCGGCGAGAAGTCTCTCGTGTGAGTGTTTGCACTACTTGTTCATATACTGTTTTATATGTACtgtataagtatatatttgtatatatatgcaGTTCTACTACTTTCGACCTTTACTTGCTTCTCCAATCTTCATCGATTTACTATACGtgtactttatttatttatttttttttattttagagttTTGTTGATCGCGACCCGGTGTATTTTACGCCCACGGAAATTGTCTTTCATCGATTGCTTACTTACTCTCTTTcttcttttcattttatctTTGTCGCtctctttatttttcatttaaatttttctgtttttgtttataatttattttcttacccTGCGATCGaactttttactattataatactttattttttttctattatcgaaaggcgttttaaataaattttttctttttttttttcgataaccaaatttaagaaaacaataaaaaaaatatatgtaatgtgggtttttatataaaatattatttttaaatttacaattccATTGTTTGCGGAAGAAAGATAAAAGATAAAAtcctttaatttcttttcagCCGAAATTATGAGTCAGTTCATTGGACGTAAAAAATCTgagcgatttaaaattttcgaggATTACTCGgcttacaaataaaaaaaaatcctttaatattttatctgaTTCGTGACCTGAATTtagtcgaaaataaaaaataataaaaatatattttttttttgttaataaatttaatagcagaaaatattttataattcaaaacatgataaatttttaatttttatccagccaaaaaaaactaaaagttaaAAGTGAAATactaaaaagttgaaaatatttttgttttatcgctcttcaatgatttttttaaagtggTATATTTATTACCTTCACAAATATCATTTTCaatcgaaagttattggaaaaagactaaaaaaattcaatagcggtcttttttaattttaaaaaatttttctttgcttGACCAGCGGAGTATCGGGGAGTTTACGATCACTGGATCTGAGCTATAACTCGTTGGAGGAAATGCCGTTCAAAGCACTGCGAGGattgaaaaagttgaattggCTCAACATGCACAggtaagaaaaagaaaaaaagtaaaaagaaggAGTATAAGAAGACGACAAAGTCACACAAAAAGcgaataagaaaaatagagaaaataaaaagggAGAACAAGTTAGATTTTACTGTTGTCACGCTCTTCCTCTAAATCGATCTTACGTCAGTATACGATTAATAGTTTTTACCACCGAACAATATCCAACTTCtctatttacttaaaaatttatatttatccatTTTAGTGTTTCAGTCtcggaaaatttcattattcatGAATCCCATAAcgaataataaacaataacgtTAAGTAAACGAATtccaatgataaaaaagtcttacagaaactttttatatttttttatgtttccgGTATCGGTACACCGAAACAACCTGAACTCTACAATAAAATTCAcaatttattatacattttttatatttatgtagccATGTAACTGcctatatttataaatgtatatatttttcgaaCCGCGGCACAGCTTTTTTCAGACACCCGATACGCGGATTAAAAAGTATCCGATACGTTAATTGCCCGCGGCTTCTATTTCCCGCGTTTATACCATTTTATTTCCCATTGCCGAGCATAGTATTTagttatatatacatttataaaataaaataaaccctCCATTATTTCtataatcctttttttttttttaataataatccatTTCGAATTggccgataaaaaaaaatatattcaatagTCATTTAttaatctacaaaaaaaaaaattcatttaaaattgattttatcatttattatcataCTCAACTTTTATCtacagtaaaaatgaaataaaaaaatcaaataaaagatAACTGAttccattattaattttagtgGTATccaagtatatttttattgagacGCGAAACAAAATGAGACatgatttcaataaaaaattaatttatgccaaaaatttatcatgcaTAGAAATTCGTAGGATATGTAAATTaatgacaaaatttaattcatgatTTTGTTCAGTGGCCATCTTAcccagttatttatttatgatccgGAAGTTCGCAGacaattaacatttttcagattttttttttaacaatttaatataaacaaaaagaaaatctaaaaatatgcacttgtagaaaattagaaaaactacactgtaaaaaatcaccggggtaagtccaagcggtgaaggtgttaaaattatcggtgttaaatttacccccggaagcggtgtgaaaataacgccgccaccggtgtaaatattctgtaccggtgttaaaataacgccgccatcggtgtaaatattgtagaccggtgttaaaataacgccgccgccggtgtaaatattctgcaccggtgttaaaataacgccgccatcggtgtaaatattctagaccggtgttaaaataacgccgccgccggtgtaaatattctgtaccggtgttaaaataacgccgccatcggtgtaaatattctagaccggtgttaaaataacgccgccgccggtgtagatattatttaccggtgttaaaatattttattttgtgaatatttttacttactcgatcactatacttgttaataaatgatattttttattaattttcataaagaactgacattttttgtgttttataatctttaaagttaatactccaagcggacgcaatttaccccgcttttacaccgacattactccacttttacatctgttaccccgcttttacaccggttttactccgcttttacaccggttactccgatttaacaccggtatttttaacaccggtgtattactcctcctacaccggtgtaatttcatttttacaccgggcggagttaaaacgagtccatttttaacaccgctctttttacagtgtataggtgcaattttattttttaaattcaaaaattattagacgttggctTACTTCggtatcatatatatttttataaaaagtaatttatttaaatttttgaattattttcagcAATCATATGACAAGTTTGGACGTTGATTGGGGCCATGTGTCAGAAACATTGACCAACGGATTTTTCGGGGATAACAGTATAGCCGAACTTCCGCGTGTGTTATCAcactttaataatttaatgtggTTAAATTTGGACGATAATAACATAAAACAAGTGCCAGAAGAGTCATTGGCTCGAAATATTCGTACTATAAGtctgaataataatttgataacTAATTTCCCGCAGAGTGTTGCTAATTTGAATTCACTGGGGCGAATATACTTGCGTGGAAATTCGATAAAAATACTAGAACTACCGTCAGCATTCAAAAGCGCGTCTGTTGAATCGATAGACTTGAGTGACAACATGATTGAGTCTATTCGTGTTTTGACGACAGCTGTTATTAGtaataatgtttataaaaattcaacaaaagtTGTTATAAAAGATTTGAATTTGTCAAACAATAAGTTGTCAGTGATAGCATCTGGCGTGTTCCGGTTTGTGGAAACTCGTCGACTCCATCTGTCAGCAAACAATATAAGTTACATTGACGACGGAGCGTTTAATGGTCTCGAGAATACTTTGGAGTACCTAAATTTGGATAATAACGATCTGCATAACATCCCGAGTGCATTGTCGACTCTCAAGAGGATCACTTACCTCTATCTAgctaataacaatatttacaatattaCCGCAGATGCTTTTGAATCATACAACGAGTACTTACGTGTCCTGTCTCTGGCAACAAATAATTTAGCGACAGTACCTGTAACAGCACTATCCCCGTGTCAAAGGCTTCAGCATCTTAATTTAGGTTACAACAAAATCAGCTACGTCTTCCCCGGGGACTTTGAGTGGGCGAAAAATCTCGAGATACTTCTTTTGCGAAACAATGTGCTGTCAAAACTAAAGTCTGGAACTTTCAAAGGGGCTTACAAACTGAGGGAACTCAGTTTGTCATTCAATCAATTGACCGAATTAGACGACAAAGCCTTCTTGGGGATTGAAGAGAGTTTAGAAATTCTTGAAATGAGTTTCGCATTTTCTACAGATATTTATCCGAAAATAGCTCTCGCTCCACTCACCAATTTACAGTGGCTTGTACTCGACAACAACAATTTCCATGTACTTGAATCAGAGGCACTGTATTCGTTCAACCAGCTCCGTTACATTAATTTGGAATCCAATCGGCTGCATTATCTCCCGGATAAATTGTTTTTGCCGGAAGTACACGGCGAGTTGCGGGACATTAAAATAggttataattatttggaGGAACTGCCGGCGGGTCCATTTACAAATTTAACAGAACTGAGAACAATAGATTTGACGGGGAATCGATTACACTTTCTATCAACCGGTACTGTTGAAGATTGTATGAAATTAGTAACTGTTTCACTGGCTTACAACCGTATCGCGACAATGGACAAGGGTGCATTTCGTCGGTTATCCAGCCTCAGGTTtctcaatttagaatttaacgctctaacTGCTCTTGATTTGGATGCAATTGTCGAATCCGGTGGTACGGAATTTTCACTAAACGTCTCTTTCAATTCTATCTCAACAATAAATACTCAATTTCGATTGAATAATCTCACTAGCATCGATCTCGGTTACAACAACATTACAGTCCTGCCCAGTGATACCTTCAGCAGGATTCCAAATTTGAAAACTCTGTACTTGCGTGGAAATTATCTCGCCACTCTCTATCCCGGTGAGCTTTTTTTACAACTCTTTTTACTTTACCCGCTTTCTCACTTTCCATTGttgacaaatatatttttttattcttctctgtctctatttcattttattctgtttgttttttattatctgaTGCACAATAGAGCTTTGCGGCACCGAAAGTGCtgttaaaatgttttttaaataaaaagttaaataattaagtgcAGCATAATCAAGTTACGAGTTGTTGCTATTTCAATGTACGAATGTACCAACATTTAACATATGCGTGTACAAATGGAATAAAGGTAGTCGAGTGTAATTTCTATTTCAAAGTGACATTTCTAAAACGTAAGCCATACATATCCATGTATTTATGTACATACGAATCAGTATacctatgtatatatttatgtgcatATAGATAACtttgtatctatatatatgtcacAGTGTGTGTTAAAGCAACATTCTGACGCGGTGCTTTCATGCTTCGGTGCACTGAAGGTATAATCCTAGTTAAGCACTTGACTAAAGTGCCCATTAAAAATCATGATCTAAAAAGCGGTTAAATTAAACGACCTAATGATCACTCAGgcttgaaaacaaaaataatatttaatttcatacaAACTATAAACGATAcagttttggttttttttaaattaaaaaattttattttgaatgctaacaaacttttttaaattatgtttcCTAGAAAGCTTTAGAATTCTCTTTTAATCGggtttcattaatttttcttaaggtTACTAGGGCAGCGCGAAAAATattaagacaaattttttaaatatttttttgaccggTTGCATTTTTTGAGATACGAACTGTCAAAAATTTCAGTGAACGCGAATTAAATCCTGAaaaaaactccctatttactacgcatgtatattaatttttttttaaactccggaagtTTGAGTGACGGAgagaattcggatttaaataaaatccgtaatcactcccgattttttaccgtgtagtaattttttagttacttATTGTAATTATGATAGACTTGTTATCTAAATTTGTCCCTATACgcgaatataaatattattatcagaaatttttatttgataaaatatgataatttatattctaGGCACATTTGCACTGGAGCATCTGGAGACACTGAACCTCCAAGATAATCGGCTGGTGACATTAAGAAAGCAGACGTTTCACGGAACACCATTTTTACAGCAATTGGATCTGAGCCGAAATTCACTGTCACAATTATCCACGGAGCAATTTCGTAATCTACGTAATCTCCGTATCCTGAATTTATCAGGGAATCATATAAGATCGTTATCCCGCGACGTGTTTGAGGGTACACGTATCGAGACACTAGATTTGAGCTCAAATAGAATCAGTATCGTGCCTTCCGCAGCGTTTCTCGAAGTGGGTTACACACTCCGCGACTTGAATTTAGccgaaaatttaattgaacatTTGGACTCATCCGCATTCCCACTTTCACagcttattaaattaaaccTCGCGAATAACCGCCTGACAATATTGCCCGACAATACTTTCGTTTCGGTCAACAAATTACTGAGCCTCAATCTCTCAAACAATCACATACAGGCTAATTTCAAAGAACTGTTTCATTACCTACCAGATTTAAGGCAGCTCTATCTGGCTAATTGCGGTCTTAGACGAGTGCCCGTCCTGCCGCTGGGCAATCTCAACATTCTCGATCTGTCATTCAACGCTATTCAAGCTTTAGACCAAGCAAATGTACAGTATCTCGGGTCCCTCAAGGTATTAAAGCTCGTTAACAACTCCCTCAATGCTGTGCCAGATGTCAGACTACGGCTTCTACGACATCTCGATCTATCGGACAATCCCATTGAGGTAAGACCAAATCATACCATGTCCATTTacatcatacatatatataacagACAAAAGTTTGTGAAAATCGGCACGTCAGAAAACCGTCAATaagttgatttaaatttaaaacttttatttaagtgAGCTTCGTTTTTTAAAGActtcctgaaaaaaatttcaactatcggaaaaaaaatcataattttaagtcatgtaggaaaaaattttccaattattCGTAAATCTTCGAACTATTCGCACATCCCCAGTAAATTGACTTTCTTGATAGCTTACATGACATTTGTTAAATCTTTGGTTTGCAAAATGGCTGCTGCCGTATTTGGATTCGGGTTTTCGCAACGTTATAGTTTACTTCATTAGGGTAATAAAGCTTTAACACTAAACTGCtttatcagctgatcaattaAAGGAGTCAATAGATTTTGAATACGTTTACCCACTTAAAGCCTACACAATACAACACAATACAATACTCCATTATGCGTTCCGACGTACATTATTTAGTCCAACACAAACGTATTTCAGACAATTGGTCTCTCTTCACCTCAGGTATTTACTTtgactgtatatatatataagggaCTTGGAAGATAATATTGTTTCAGTATTACACTATTGATGAAGCAAATGATAATGTTTGGTGAATTTCGAAAAGCCGAGCCAGTAGCTTTCTACAAACCGATAACGTTAaagctattttattttacaaaagtgTTAggacaatatttttaaacgggGATGAGCTTTCTATCCCGATAAACCGAGTATTTTAGAACAGAAACCACACCGTCCGTACCTACTTCAAGTAGAACGAGAACGAAGGAACGAGGGTCAAGCAGCGATACCTCGGGATTAGAGACTAAGGGCCCGTTTTAACCGAGTTAAACTAAAACTTGGGTTGAGATGACCTCAAGTTGACCAAGTAACTCGGGCactatattttataacaagatttgtaataaactttaataattacGAGCGATAGTTTGATAAATTAGTACTACGGCCTACATTTATACGACTCATACAAAAtacacataatttttttttatccgccTCAAGTTTCATATCCGGGCGGAATTACACCAATAGACAAAACTTTTTACCCTTTATGGCCTCGCTTAGCTTATTCGGAAACTCCAGGTTACAGTAATTAGAGGTACTGATTATTGATTATAGTAAAACCCAAGATTATAAGGGTTAAGGTATAGCGCACACTTGAGCGGCTGCTCCAAACAGCCAAATCTCCGACCAATAGTTAGCATACAATATACTACTTACTAACGGCACAATATCATAGGCCAATAATTATCAACGCTGAGGACTCTGTATAGCCTGCGGATATAAggcattaaattaattgtgataattattacttattgttttgttaattatcattatcaaaaATCTGGCGAGTGGATCTGCTTAACGGAATGCgtcgtaaaaatttatgtctaTAGATCTGATAACTTCTTactcattcattttaattGAGCGTATGTGCGAAtctttagaaaataaaacggGGAGAGTTGGTCACCCCAAGTAGtacaaatttttagaaattttttttgcttaattttattccattcttccctacacagaaaaaacagatatcttgagtcaagaaaatatttttgaagacaaacgttttcgggaaccaagtcaagattttcttgagccaagagaattcgtcttggttggagaagatttctactttaactgagaaaatttaggtctccaaaaaaattttcttgaatcaagaatatttaccttcagtcgagaattttttttttgtgtgtatagtaaataaataaaaaattcaattatctttaaaaaaaagtatttacagaaataatataaattgctATCAGTGtctaagaatttatatacttttttataaataactaaataaattaccaagtataattttaattaaacagagtagtaaaaaaagttaaaatagattttcagtaaaaaaagtttccaaGCATCCCATTTTGCTTAATCTATTTGtctgtgtgtgcgtgtgtgtgtgtttgaatataaatgtatCTCGTTTTTATTTTCGGATGTTACAGGCCCTCGAAAAAGAGACATTCTACGGATATCCCCGTCTTGAGAGTCTGGTGTTACGTAAATTATCTCGTATCAGATTTATTGATAACGAGTGTTTACGTTATTTAAAGTACTTGAAAGAACTGAGTATCCAAACCTGGCCTTTggttgataattataatttacaaggACTTTTAAGTGGATTACCTCTGCGCACCGTCGAGATAGAAGTCACCGAGAGAATACTCAAGACACAGATACACAATACTTTTACAAAGCGACTGAGGGAGCTTACGATAACGGGTCAAGAGCTCGAGGCTATTTCTCCGGAAGCATTCTTGACCATCCAAGCGAGTGAGCTTATTCTCAGAATCAAGGACACCCACGTAAGACGCTTCCAGTCGGATATCTTTTTATCGCTGGCACGTACAATGTCGCAGCTTACACTTGATTTACGCAACAACCATATCAACGAGCTCAGCCCTTCAGTCATCTACGGGAATCTCTCATGGGAAACTGTTGGCACGAACCTCGTTGCCGGTAACTATTAAACAAACTTTACCTAATACAtattaatacttattttacaatttatcataCGTATACATTTACTCATCCATTatgcaacttttttttttattttattttattttattcattcacattgacaacttttttttctactttctactgtacaatttttttcattcgtaTTTTAgtcatttacatttaaatttgtttctgacacatttttgttattatcaacttttaatctctaatttatattaaatttttacattaattagacttaattttaattatactttCAATGCACGTTCATcaaatagttttataaatttatcactaaaaaataaatacatagtaaaaaattttattttaaagcttTTAGTGCCTACGTAAAAATTatgacacaaaatttttaaaatctcaatataatatttttgccCATAAAATTtaaccattaaaattttctgactGAAAAACtttaaggaataaaaaattttgatttaaaaataaaaaaattcaaactaatgagcatacaaatatttttttttgacccaatatttcaaatttaattgatgaccacgtgaattaatttcccgctcaaaaaaatgaaaatttaaatataaattaaattaattatttacttgttaTTATTCGAGCTCGTAGATAAATTTACGCATATCAAATAGACAATAGACATcaaagtatttatatatataaaaaatgatcagtatataggataataataataataacaatggaggatattattatt
This genomic interval from Microplitis mediator isolate UGA2020A chromosome 2, iyMicMedi2.1, whole genome shotgun sequence contains the following:
- the LOC130662942 gene encoding chaoptin-like, with the protein product METTSKFLYFTIILLQCHVHPLDSHNVPCAFNTMCLCWIQDEDEFTRMDISCLGVPFSRFPDVSVSYVAQLDIVNSGMLALENDALVSSSGVEALGLMSNRLVSIGEKSLVGVSGSLRSLDLSYNSLEEMPFKALRGLKKLNWLNMHSNHMTSLDVDWGHVSETLTNGFFGDNSIAELPRVLSHFNNLMWLNLDDNNIKQVPEESLARNIRTISLNNNLITNFPQSVANLNSLGRIYLRGNSIKILELPSAFKSASVESIDLSDNMIESIRVLTTAVISNNVYKNSTKVVIKDLNLSNNKLSVIASGVFRFVETRRLHLSANNISYIDDGAFNGLENTLEYLNLDNNDLHNIPSALSTLKRITYLYLANNNIYNITADAFESYNEYLRVLSLATNNLATVPVTALSPCQRLQHLNLGYNKISYVFPGDFEWAKNLEILLLRNNVLSKLKSGTFKGAYKLRELSLSFNQLTELDDKAFLGIEESLEILEMSFAFSTDIYPKIALAPLTNLQWLVLDNNNFHVLESEALYSFNQLRYINLESNRLHYLPDKLFLPEVHGELRDIKIGYNYLEELPAGPFTNLTELRTIDLTGNRLHFLSTGTVEDCMKLVTVSLAYNRIATMDKGAFRRLSSLRFLNLEFNALTALDLDAIVESGGTEFSLNVSFNSISTINTQFRLNNLTSIDLGYNNITVLPSDTFSRIPNLKTLYLRGNYLATLYPGTFALEHLETLNLQDNRLVTLRKQTFHGTPFLQQLDLSRNSLSQLSTEQFRNLRNLRILNLSGNHIRSLSRDVFEGTRIETLDLSSNRISIVPSAAFLEVGYTLRDLNLAENLIEHLDSSAFPLSQLIKLNLANNRLTILPDNTFVSVNKLLSLNLSNNHIQANFKELFHYLPDLRQLYLANCGLRRVPVLPLGNLNILDLSFNAIQALDQANVQYLGSLKVLKLVNNSLNAVPDVRLRLLRHLDLSDNPIEALEKETFYGYPRLESLVLRKLSRIRFIDNECLRYLKYLKELSIQTWPLVDNYNLQGLLSGLPLRTVEIEVTERILKTQIHNTFTKRLRELTITGQELEAISPEAFLTIQASELILRIKDTHVRRFQSDIFLSLARTMSQLTLDLRNNHINELSPSVIYGNLSWETVGTNLVAGGLQVSGNPLECDCEIAWLSLWLRRWLREARQIHTASQSDARQLRSQAGRAVCTETTPSYSSDRVLLTLGTPHTACQASALSSGHLSRPPLPSQLGSRVVILLFIIRFGIDCT